One Salvia splendens isolate huo1 chromosome 12, SspV2, whole genome shotgun sequence genomic window carries:
- the LOC121759507 gene encoding protein TPX2-like has product MAAAEESSDLSMIDEAYEFSAPRFHDFLAEETPEEVRRAELWFESSLAHAPSPFMPRIRATRTVQQILCNFNEEQQMLKAPKSSESASNSAQESAPTLHKATAISTEATQDVRTCKEIEKTTTPNAESSCSHEKRNIAQGSVPKEAAVRGPEICCTPAPQKPRDDRKLQTAKKIASLLKNPSAISSKKQLPKSQANSAKPSSVRRDTNANKNIVGTPNFAHENQAIKRQKLDGGKSRQILTVNKPLNLPHKTRTGMVSSSSSFCPATAKTHKEDRKMYVREPAATFVSTAEMMKKFQSGTRDVSCSLSQSIAVRATQRKAKLTLTRPKTPEFKTSQRLRSVKIKSSAEIEEEMMAKLPKFKARPLNKKIFEAPSLPPLPRSTPQLPEFKAFHLETMSRATQNAETSTVASIESTESHQWKPSHLTMPKPLILQTSLRARPPRIKSSEELEKEELENIPHFKARPLNRKIFESKGDMGIFCNMKKQVTIPQEFNFAIDKRIPPPPTAVVGLFDKLSLCSEPQREKTLPINTTPSPFHLHTEERGAEKERRIAEELLQKQLEEERARIPRAHPYPYTTDYPVIPPKPEVQPCTKPEPFELESLARHEQEMQREMEERMRMEMEEAEMRRFKAQPILKEDPIPLPEKERKPLTEVQEFNLHVENMAVDRAEFDKKIKEKEMVYKRYREETEAAKMMEEEKALKQLRRTLVPHARPVPNFNHPFLPQKSAKETTKAKSPKLRVNYRKDKRRMVAGKASGAAACHMR; this is encoded by the exons ATGGCCGCGGCGGAGGAGTCGAGTGATCTATCGATGATCGACGAGGCGTACGAGTTCTCGGCGCCGCGATTTCACGATTTCCTGGCGGAGGAGACTCCCGAGGAAGTTCGTAGGGCGGAGCTCTGGTTCGAGAGCTCCCTCGCGCACGCCCCTTCTC CATTTATGCCGAGAATCAGAGCTACCAGAACAGTTCAACAGATTCTTTGCAATTTCAATGAAGAACAGCAAATGCTGAAG GCGCCAAAATCATCTGAGAGTGCATCAAATTCTGCTCAAGAATCAGCTCCTACATT ACATAAAGCAACTGCGATTTCAACAGAAGCAACGCAGGATGTTCGAACTTGTAAGGAAATTGAGAAGACAACAACACCTAATGCAGAAAGCTCATGCTCTCATGAAAAGCGAAA CATTGCACAAGGCTCTGTCCCTAAGGAAGCTGCTGTCCGAG GACCGGAGATTTGCTGCACTCCAGCACCACAAAAGCCGAGGGATGATAGGAAGCTTCAGACAGCGAAAAAGATTGCTAGTTTGCTGAAAAATCCTTCAGCCATTAGTTCAAAGAAACAGCTACCGAAATCACAAGCAAATAGTGCTAAACCTTCTAGTGTTAGAAG AGACACAAATGCTAATAAGAACATTGTCGGAACTCCCAACTTTGCCCATGAAAACCAAGCCATAAAGAGGCAAAAACTGGATGGAGGAAAGTCTAGACAG ATTCTTACAGTCAACAAACCTTTGAATCTGCCTCACAAAACAAGAACTGGAATGGTCAGCAGCAGCTCCAGCTTCTGCCCTGCAACTGCTAAAACTCATAAAGAAGATAGAAAG ATGTACGTTCGAGAACCAGCAGCGACATTTGTTTCTACGGCAGAAATGATGAAGAAATTCCAATCAGGGACAAGAGACGTGTCCTGTTCTCTTTCTCAGAGTATTGCTGTTAGAGCAACGCAGAGGAAGGCGAAGCTTACACTGACAAGGCCTAAAACACCTGAGTTCAAAACGTCTCAGCGCTTGCGTTCTGTTAAAATCAAAAGCTCAGCAGAGATTGAGGAAGAGATGATGGCTAAGCTCCCTAAGTTCAAGGCTCGTCCACTGAACAAAAAG ATCTTTGAGGCCCCATCTTTACCACCATTGCCAAGGAGCACACCCCAGCTTCCAGAGTTTAAG GCATTCCATCTAGAAACAATGTCACGAGCCACTCAGAATGCAGAAACATCTACTGTGGCCTCGATTGAATCCACAGAG AGCCATCAATGGAAACCAAGTCATCTTACTATGCCGAAACCACTTATTCTTCAAACATCTCTACGAGCACGCCCTCCCAGGATCAAAAGTTCTGAGGAGTTGGAGAAAGAGGAGCTTGAAAATATTCCACATTTCAAGGCAAGGCCATTGAATAGAAAG ATATTTGAGAGTAAAGGGGACATGGGAATCTTTTGTAACATGAAGAAGCAAGTTACAATTCCACAGGAATTTAATTTTGCCATAGATAAAAGAATCCCTCCTCCACCAACTGCTGTTGTAGGCCTCTTCGATAAG CTTTCATTATGTTCGGAACCTCAACGTGAGAAGACGCTCCCAATAAATACTACACCAAGTCCATTCCATCTCCACACAGAG GAAAGAGGGGCGGAGAAAGAGCGAAGGATAGCTGAAGAACTCTTGCAGAAACAGTTAGAAGAGGAGAGGGCGAGGATACCAAGAGCTCATCCATATCCATACACAACTGATTATCCTGTG ATTCCGCCAAAGCCGGAGGTGCAGCCATGCACGAAACCAGAGCCGTTCGAACTGGAAAGTTTGGCAAGGCATGAACAGGAGATGCAGAGAGAAATGGAGGAAAGGATGAGGATGGAAATGGAAGAAGCTGAGATGAGAAGATTCAAAGCCCAGCCTATCTTGAAAGA GGACCCAATTCCACTCCCGGAGAAAGAGCGAAAGCCCCTCACAGAGGTTCAAGAATTCAATCTACACGTCGAAAATATGGCTGTTGATCGAGCAGAATTCGATAAAAAG ATTAAGGAGAAAGAAATGGTCTACAAGAGATACAGAGAGGAGACAGAAGCTGCAAAGATG ATGGAGGAAGAAAAGGCCTTGAAGCAGCTGAGGAGGACTTTGGTTCCTCATGCAAGACCAGTACCCAATTTCAATCACCCTTTCTTACCACAGAA GTCTGCTAAAGAGACTACAAAAGCCAAGTCCCCGAAACTGCGTGTGAA
- the LOC121758902 gene encoding probable protein phosphatase 2C 58 isoform X1, producing the protein MTGGREIFNKMKEKACFSTPLTPDAKKGGSKFAKHVTHGSHLAKGKANHAMEDYLVSELKMVDEHELGLFAIYDGHMGHDVASYLQLHLFDTILNESDFWTDTKNALKNAYQKMDKVILEKSGQLGKGGSTAVTAILINGQKLVVANVGDSRAVISNKGVAKQLSVDHEPSRERKFIESKGGFVSNLPGDVPRVDGQLAVARAFGDKSLKRHVTSEPDIAVEAIDDDDAEFIILASDGLWNVVSNQEAVDSIKAIKDAHVAAKHLVDEAVSRKSKDDISCIVVRFH; encoded by the exons ATGACAGGAGGAAGAGAAATCTTTAATAAGATGAAG GAAAAGGCGTGCTTTTCCACTCCTCTCACGCCCGATGCAAAGAAAGGCGGCAGCAAATTTGCCAAGCACGTCACACACGGCTCCCATCTAGCGAAAGGAAAGGCGAATCACGCCATGGAAGACTATCTAGTTTCAGAACTCAAGATGGTAGATGAGCACGAGTTGGGCTTGTTTGCTATCTACGACGGGCACATGGGGCACGACGTTGCAAGTTACCTCCAACTTCACCTCTTCGACACTATATTGAACGAG AGCGATTTCTGGACCGACACAAAAAATGCACTAAAGAACGCGTATCAGAAGATGGATAAGGTAATATTAGAGAAATCGGGTCAACTGGGGAAAGGAGGGTCGACAGCAGTAACTGCGATATTGATCAACGGACAGAAGCTCGTGGTTGCAAATGTAGGGGACTCCCGGGCTGTCATCAGCAACAAGGGCGTCGCCAAACAACTATCTGTCGACCACGAACCTAGCAGGGAAAGGAAGTTCATCGAGAGTAAGGGTGGATTCGTATCAAACCTACCCG GCGACGTCCCTCGCGTTGATGGCCAGCTGGCAGTGGCGAGGGCGTTTGGCGACAAGAGCTTGAAGAGGCACGTGACCTCGGAGCCTGATATAGCGGTCGAGGCCATAGACGACGATGATGCTGAGTTCATCATCTTAGCAAGCGATGGATTGTGGAAT GTCGTGTCGAACCAGGAAGCGGTCGACTCCATCAAGGCAATCAAGGACGCTCATGTGGCAGCGAAGCATCTCGTTGATGAAGCGGTGTCGAGGAAGAGCAAGGACGACATCTCTTGCATCGTTGTGAGGTTTCATTAG
- the LOC121758902 gene encoding probable protein phosphatase 2C 58 isoform X2, whose amino-acid sequence MTGGREIFNKMKEKACFSTPLTPDAKKGGSKFAKHVTHGSHLAKGKANHAMEDYLVSELKMVDEHELGLFAIYDGHMGHDVASYLQLHLFDTILNESDFWTDTKNALKNAYQKMDKVILEKSGQLGKGGSTAVTAILINGQKLVVANVGDSRAVISNKGVAKQLSVDHEPSRERKFIESKGGFVSNLPGDVPRVDGQLAVARAFGDKSLKRHVTSEPDIAVEAIDDDDAEFIILASDGLWSCRTRKRSTPSRQSRTLMWQRSISLMKRCRGRARTTSLASL is encoded by the exons ATGACAGGAGGAAGAGAAATCTTTAATAAGATGAAG GAAAAGGCGTGCTTTTCCACTCCTCTCACGCCCGATGCAAAGAAAGGCGGCAGCAAATTTGCCAAGCACGTCACACACGGCTCCCATCTAGCGAAAGGAAAGGCGAATCACGCCATGGAAGACTATCTAGTTTCAGAACTCAAGATGGTAGATGAGCACGAGTTGGGCTTGTTTGCTATCTACGACGGGCACATGGGGCACGACGTTGCAAGTTACCTCCAACTTCACCTCTTCGACACTATATTGAACGAG AGCGATTTCTGGACCGACACAAAAAATGCACTAAAGAACGCGTATCAGAAGATGGATAAGGTAATATTAGAGAAATCGGGTCAACTGGGGAAAGGAGGGTCGACAGCAGTAACTGCGATATTGATCAACGGACAGAAGCTCGTGGTTGCAAATGTAGGGGACTCCCGGGCTGTCATCAGCAACAAGGGCGTCGCCAAACAACTATCTGTCGACCACGAACCTAGCAGGGAAAGGAAGTTCATCGAGAGTAAGGGTGGATTCGTATCAAACCTACCCG GCGACGTCCCTCGCGTTGATGGCCAGCTGGCAGTGGCGAGGGCGTTTGGCGACAAGAGCTTGAAGAGGCACGTGACCTCGGAGCCTGATATAGCGGTCGAGGCCATAGACGACGATGATGCTGAGTTCATCATCTTAGCAAGCGATGGATTGTG GTCGTGTCGAACCAGGAAGCGGTCGACTCCATCAAGGCAATCAAGGACGCTCATGTGGCAGCGAAGCATCTCGTTGATGAAGCGGTGTCGAGGAAGAGCAAGGACGACATCTCTTGCATCGTTGTGA
- the LOC121758902 gene encoding probable protein phosphatase 2C 58 isoform X3 encodes MEDYLVSELKMVDEHELGLFAIYDGHMGHDVASYLQLHLFDTILNESDFWTDTKNALKNAYQKMDKVILEKSGQLGKGGSTAVTAILINGQKLVVANVGDSRAVISNKGVAKQLSVDHEPSRERKFIESKGGFVSNLPGDVPRVDGQLAVARAFGDKSLKRHVTSEPDIAVEAIDDDDAEFIILASDGLWNVVSNQEAVDSIKAIKDAHVAAKHLVDEAVSRKSKDDISCIVVRFH; translated from the exons ATGGAAGACTATCTAGTTTCAGAACTCAAGATGGTAGATGAGCACGAGTTGGGCTTGTTTGCTATCTACGACGGGCACATGGGGCACGACGTTGCAAGTTACCTCCAACTTCACCTCTTCGACACTATATTGAACGAG AGCGATTTCTGGACCGACACAAAAAATGCACTAAAGAACGCGTATCAGAAGATGGATAAGGTAATATTAGAGAAATCGGGTCAACTGGGGAAAGGAGGGTCGACAGCAGTAACTGCGATATTGATCAACGGACAGAAGCTCGTGGTTGCAAATGTAGGGGACTCCCGGGCTGTCATCAGCAACAAGGGCGTCGCCAAACAACTATCTGTCGACCACGAACCTAGCAGGGAAAGGAAGTTCATCGAGAGTAAGGGTGGATTCGTATCAAACCTACCCG GCGACGTCCCTCGCGTTGATGGCCAGCTGGCAGTGGCGAGGGCGTTTGGCGACAAGAGCTTGAAGAGGCACGTGACCTCGGAGCCTGATATAGCGGTCGAGGCCATAGACGACGATGATGCTGAGTTCATCATCTTAGCAAGCGATGGATTGTGGAAT GTCGTGTCGAACCAGGAAGCGGTCGACTCCATCAAGGCAATCAAGGACGCTCATGTGGCAGCGAAGCATCTCGTTGATGAAGCGGTGTCGAGGAAGAGCAAGGACGACATCTCTTGCATCGTTGTGAGGTTTCATTAG
- the LOC121758077 gene encoding zinc finger CCCH domain-containing protein 2-like: MMGTVCTDHQHKFHHSHQLLLSKKSLDIPPRKQLLLGRRDSESGADSSPGFSKFLPYNDGSDSDSDDPYSSDHFRMYEFKVRKCNRSRSHDWTDCPFAHPGEKARRRDPRRFQYSGTVCSEFRKGHCEKGDACEFSHGVFECWLHPSRYRTEACKDGKSCKRKVCFFAHSSRQLRIVPDSDASPAADKKSAAGHHCCLYCHGSMSDSPTSTLMGHMAHNTSPPLSPLGERGGGASSYRDALAELMASFEAMSPSSPAGRSSGLPWLDVNEVMSPGATAGRLPWLDVNLNVEEPQPQFMMSPSTPVRRGHSKFYSGESKFSPGEYSGRNLADDGGSGGPDLGWVNDLLT; this comes from the coding sequence ATGATGGGCACCGTTTGCACCGATCACCAACACAAGTTCCACCACTCCCACCAACTCCTCCTCTCCAAAAAATCCCTCGACATCCCTCCCCGCAAGCagctcctcctcggccgccgtGATTCGGAATCCGGGGCCGACAGCAGCCCCGGATTCTCGAAATTCCTCCCCTACAACGACGGCTCTGACTCCGACTCCGACGACCCGTACTCGTCCGACCACTTCCGGATGTACGAGTTCAAGGTCCGGAAGTGCAACCGCAGCCGGAGCCACGACTGGACCGACTGCCCCTTCGCCCACCCGGGCGAGAAGGCGCGGCGCCGCGACCCGCGCCGCTTCCAGTACTCCGGCACCGTCTGCTCGGAGTTCCGGAAGGGCCACTGCGAGAAGGGGGACGCCTGCGAATTCTCGCACGGCGTCTTCGAGTGCTGGCTCCACCCGTCCCGCTACCGCACCGAAGCGTGCAAGGACGGGAAGAGCTGCAAGCGGAAGGTGTGCTTCTTCGCGCACTCCTCCCGCCAGCTCCGCATCGTCCCCGACTCAGACGCCTCCCCGGCCGCCGATAAGAAATCGGCGGCCGGCCACCACTGCTGCCTCTACTGCCACGGCTCAATGTCGGACTCGCCGACATCGACCCTTATGGGCCACATGGCCCATAATACCTCCCCGCCTCTCTCGCCGCTGGGCGAGAGGGGCGGCGGCGCGTCCTCTTACAGGGACGCGCTTGCTGAGCTCATGGCCTCGTTCGAGGCCATGAGCCCCAGCTCCCCGGCAGGCCGCTCGAGCGGCCTGCCGTGGCTGGACGTGAACGAGGTCATGAGCCCGGGTGCTACGGCAGGCCGCCTGCCGTGGCTCGACGTGAATCTCAACGTCGAGGAGCCGCAGCCACAGTTCATGATGTCGCCCTCGACTCCGGTGAGGCGCGGGCATAGCAAGTTCTACTCCGGCGAGAGCAAGTTTTCTCCGGGGGAATATTCCGGTAGGAATTTGGCGGAtgacggcggttccggcgggcCGGATCTCGGGTGGGTCAACGATCTGCTGACGTGA